A region from the Candidatus Hydrogenedentota bacterium genome encodes:
- a CDS encoding NADH:ubiquinone reductase (Na(+)-transporting) subunit D, with translation MAFPLAFGKKERAVLLDPVFNNNPIMLQVLGICSALAVTTKLDKAIVMAISLTVVTGFSNLAVSIIRNYIPTNVRIIIQLTIIASLVIITDQVLKAFVPAISKQLSVFVGLIITNCIVMGRAEAYAMQNPPWASFIDGIGNGLGYSMILVGAGVIRELLGSGKLLGYSILPLVTEKVGENQYGWYVPNGMMLMAPGALFIIGFFIWAMRTWKPEQMEKE, from the coding sequence ATGGCGTTTCCCCTCGCATTCGGCAAGAAGGAACGGGCCGTATTGCTGGACCCGGTCTTCAACAACAACCCGATCATGCTCCAGGTGCTCGGCATCTGTTCCGCGCTGGCCGTCACGACGAAACTAGACAAGGCCATCGTCATGGCCATCTCGCTTACGGTGGTCACGGGCTTCTCCAACCTCGCCGTGAGCATCATCCGGAACTATATACCGACCAACGTTCGGATCATCATCCAACTGACCATCATCGCCTCACTCGTGATCATTACGGACCAGGTGCTCAAAGCCTTTGTGCCCGCGATCAGCAAGCAGTTGTCCGTGTTCGTGGGCTTGATCATCACGAACTGCATCGTCATGGGCCGCGCGGAAGCATACGCCATGCAGAACCCGCCCTGGGCAAGCTTCATCGACGGCATCGGCAACGGGCTCGGCTACAGCATGATCCTCGTCGGCGCGGGGGTCATCCGCGAATTGCTGGGCTCCGGCAAACTGCTCGGATACAGCATCTTGCCGCTCGTAACGGAAAAGGTGGGCGAGAACCAGTATGGCTGGTACGTGCCGAACGGCATGATGCTCATGGCGCCGGGGGCGTTGTTCATTATCGGGTTCTTCATTTGGGCTATGCGCACGTGGAAGCCCGAGCAGATGGAGAAAGAATAA
- the nqrF gene encoding NADH:ubiquinone reductase (Na(+)-transporting) subunit F, whose translation MQIVLLGMLMFTILVLSLVIMLMIAKAKLVSSGTVSILINDDADKALTVPVGGSLLGTLANQKIFIPSACGGKGSCGVCKVTVKEGGGALLPTEEAHINRGQARAGLRLSCQVKVKQPLKIELPPEVFDVRKWTCKVRSNHNVATFIKELVLELPPGEEVPFRAGGYIQIECPPHTIHYKDFDIEPQYRDAWDAFKLWDLKSATDETVTRAYSMANYPEEKSIIMLNVRIATPPPRTQGIPPGIMSSYIFSRKPGDEVVISGPFGEFFAKDTDREMCFIGGGAGMAPMRSHIFDQFKRLKTKRKATYWYGARSLREMFYVEDFDSIQAESPNFKWHVALSEPVPEDNWTGLTGFIHQVLYDNYLKEHPAPEDIEYYICGPPMMLNACLNMLHNLGVEDEMIAFDNFG comes from the coding sequence ATGCAAATCGTTCTACTCGGCATGTTGATGTTCACCATTTTGGTGCTGAGCCTCGTGATTATGCTGATGATCGCCAAAGCGAAGCTCGTCAGCAGCGGCACCGTCTCCATTCTCATTAATGACGACGCGGACAAGGCATTGACGGTCCCCGTCGGCGGCAGCCTGCTGGGCACCCTGGCCAATCAGAAAATCTTCATCCCTTCCGCCTGCGGCGGCAAGGGAAGCTGCGGCGTCTGCAAGGTCACCGTCAAGGAAGGCGGCGGCGCGCTCCTGCCCACGGAAGAAGCGCACATCAACCGCGGCCAAGCCCGCGCCGGGCTGCGCCTCTCCTGCCAGGTCAAGGTGAAGCAGCCGCTCAAGATCGAGCTGCCGCCGGAAGTGTTCGACGTGCGCAAGTGGACCTGCAAGGTCCGCTCGAACCACAATGTGGCCACGTTTATCAAGGAACTCGTGCTCGAATTGCCGCCCGGCGAAGAAGTGCCGTTCCGCGCGGGCGGGTACATCCAGATCGAATGCCCGCCGCACACGATTCACTACAAGGATTTCGATATCGAGCCGCAATACCGCGACGCGTGGGATGCGTTCAAGCTATGGGACCTGAAATCGGCCACGGACGAAACGGTCACGCGCGCTTACTCGATGGCCAACTACCCGGAGGAAAAGAGCATTATCATGCTGAACGTGCGCATCGCGACACCGCCGCCGCGCACACAGGGCATTCCACCGGGCATCATGTCTTCCTACATCTTCAGCCGGAAGCCGGGCGACGAAGTGGTTATCTCGGGGCCTTTCGGCGAATTTTTCGCGAAGGACACGGACCGCGAAATGTGCTTCATCGGCGGCGGCGCGGGCATGGCACCCATGCGTTCTCACATCTTCGACCAGTTCAAGCGGCTGAAGACAAAGCGGAAAGCCACGTACTGGTACGGCGCGCGCAGCCTGCGCGAGATGTTCTACGTCGAGGATTTCGATTCGATCCAGGCCGAAAGCCCGAACTTCAAGTGGCACGTGGCGCTGTCGGAACCAGTGCCGGAAGACAATTGGACCGGTCTCACGGGATTCATCCATCAGGTGCTGTACGACAACTACTTGAAGGAACACCCCGCGCCGGAAGATATCGAATACTACATCTGCGGGCCGCCCATGATGCTCAATGCGTGTCTGAACATGCTGCACAACCTCGGCGTCGAGGATGAGATGATTGCCTTCGACAACTTCGGCTGA
- the nqrE gene encoding NADH:ubiquinone reductase (Na(+)-transporting) subunit E has protein sequence MEHFLNLGIKAIFIENMALAFFLGMCSFMACSKKVETAMGLGTAVIFVLVVAVAISNLIFNYLLREGALAWVHPAMKTVDLGFLSFLAYIGAIAAMTQLVEMTLDRFVPTLYAALGIFLPLIAVNCAILGAALFMEQRDYQFADAMVFAIGSGVGWALAITAMAAIREKMRYSDVPVALRGLGMAFILTGLMAMGFMAFSGIQL, from the coding sequence CTGGAACACTTTCTGAATCTGGGAATCAAGGCCATCTTCATCGAGAACATGGCGCTGGCGTTCTTTCTGGGGATGTGCTCGTTCATGGCATGCTCGAAGAAGGTCGAAACCGCAATGGGCCTCGGCACCGCGGTGATCTTCGTGCTCGTGGTCGCCGTCGCCATCAGCAACCTCATTTTCAACTACCTGCTGCGGGAAGGCGCGCTGGCCTGGGTGCATCCGGCCATGAAAACCGTGGACCTGGGTTTCCTGAGCTTTCTGGCTTACATCGGCGCCATCGCGGCCATGACGCAGTTGGTGGAGATGACCCTGGACCGGTTCGTGCCCACACTCTATGCCGCACTTGGTATCTTTCTGCCGCTCATCGCGGTGAACTGCGCGATTCTGGGCGCGGCCCTGTTCATGGAGCAGCGCGACTACCAGTTCGCCGACGCCATGGTCTTCGCCATCGGCTCGGGCGTGGGCTGGGCGCTGGCGATCACGGCCATGGCCGCGATTCGCGAAAAGATGCGGTATAGCGACGTTCCGGTGGCCCTGCGCGGCCTGGGGATGGCGTTTATTCTGACGGGACTGATGGCGATGGGTTTCATGGCCTTTTCTGGCATTCAACTGTAA